A section of the Marmota flaviventris isolate mMarFla1 chromosome 19, mMarFla1.hap1, whole genome shotgun sequence genome encodes:
- the Tmem225b gene encoding transmembrane protein 225B isoform X1 yields the protein MLTLEDKNMKGLTWAIVLVLTSLGYLLILLVSIFPFWVRLMDEETQDVFFSGLFENCFHIKCWKPRPLSIYILLGRFFLISAVILAFLTIFLTVSSASELFPRTWKHSVVSATVSFLTGICAFLAMLLHALEIRDLRMKPSPPQFSMQWPYYILGFDILLFLVAGAICLSQGKICLRCRLLPIYQSTEDVQGTLHLEKLESLGGKLSWVQKETHLREATVI from the exons ATGCTGACTTTAGAGGACAAGAACATGAAGGGACTCACCTGGGCTATAGTCCTGGTCTTGACCTCCCTGGGCTACCTGCTCATACTGCTGGTCTCCATCTTTCCCTTCTGGGTGCGGCTCATGGACGAGGAGACCCAGGATGTGTTTTTCAGTGGCCTGTTTGAGAACTGCTTCCATATCAAATGCTGGAAGCCTCGACCCTTATCCA TCTACATCCTCCTGGGCCGGTTCTTCCTGATCTCTGCAGTTATCTTGGCTTTCCTCACCATCTTCCTCACGGTGTCCTCTGCGTCTGAACTCTTCCCAAGGACTTGGAAGCACAGTGTTGTGTCAGCCACTGTCAGCTTCCTCACAG GGATCTGTGCCTTCCTGGCCATGTTGCTGCATGCCCTGGAGATCCGGGATCTGAGGATGAAGCCCAGTCCACCACAGTTCTCCATGCAGTGGCCTTACTACATCCTGGGCTTTGACATCCTTCTGTTCCTGGTGGCTG GTGCCATTTGCCTTTCTCAAGGAAAAATCTGCCTTAGATGTCGCTTGTTGCCCATTTACCAGAGCACTGAAGATGTCCAGGGGACCCTACACTTGGAAAAGCTGGAAAGCTTGGGAGGAAAACTGAGCTGGGTACAAAAGGAGACCCACCTGAGGGAAGCAACAGTTATCTAG
- the Tmem225b gene encoding transmembrane protein 225B isoform X2, which translates to MDKPHLCAMRSACISTVIISFTLSHGRMWRSPTSAITFPLHRVSSSSPGSSSPAVYILLGRFFLISAVILAFLTIFLTVSSASELFPRTWKHSVVSATVSFLTGICAFLAMLLHALEIRDLRMKPSPPQFSMQWPYYILGFDILLFLVAGAICLSQGKICLRCRLLPIYQSTEDVQGTLHLEKLESLGGKLSWVQKETHLREATVI; encoded by the exons ATGGACAAGCCTCACCTATGTGCCATGCGCAGTGCCTGCATTTCCACGGTCATCATTTCCTTCACCCTGAGCCACGGGAGGATGTGGAGAAGTCCCACCTCTGCCATCACTTTTCCCTTGCACAG GGtctccagctccagccctggcTCTTCCTCTCCTGCAGTCTACATCCTCCTGGGCCGGTTCTTCCTGATCTCTGCAGTTATCTTGGCTTTCCTCACCATCTTCCTCACGGTGTCCTCTGCGTCTGAACTCTTCCCAAGGACTTGGAAGCACAGTGTTGTGTCAGCCACTGTCAGCTTCCTCACAG GGATCTGTGCCTTCCTGGCCATGTTGCTGCATGCCCTGGAGATCCGGGATCTGAGGATGAAGCCCAGTCCACCACAGTTCTCCATGCAGTGGCCTTACTACATCCTGGGCTTTGACATCCTTCTGTTCCTGGTGGCTG GTGCCATTTGCCTTTCTCAAGGAAAAATCTGCCTTAGATGTCGCTTGTTGCCCATTTACCAGAGCACTGAAGATGTCCAGGGGACCCTACACTTGGAAAAGCTGGAAAGCTTGGGAGGAAAACTGAGCTGGGTACAAAAGGAGACCCACCTGAGGGAAGCAACAGTTATCTAG